CCGAGCCGCCGTGCCGTCGCGTCCACGCTCGCCAGCACCGACGACCGTGGCAGCAGCACCCGCTTCGGCGCGCCCGTCGATCCCGAGGTCTCGACCACGAGCGGCGGCGGCGCCTGGGCGTCGAGCCAGTCGCGCAGCGTCGCCACCACGGCCGCCGGGGTGCCGGCCACGTCGACGGGGGTCATGGCCAGAACGCTAGTCGGGTGTGTTCACCCTCGGGTCGAGGGATGCCTCGAGCGCCTCGATCAGGCTGCGCGCGTCGAAGGGGCCGATGTGGCGGCGCTCCCCCACGAAGAACGTCGGCGTGCCACGCACCCCGCTGGCCGCGGCGCTCTCCACGTCGCGCCACAACCGTTCCAGCAGCCGCTCGTCGGCGAGGTCCGCGGCGAAGCGCTCCACGTCGAGGTCGAGCTCCGTGGCGTGCCCGATCAGGTCGTCCCAGGTCAGCCGGTCCTGCCGGGAGAAGAGCAGGTCGTGCATCTCCCAGAAGCGGCCCTGCCGGGCGGCGGCCTCCGCGGCGACCCCGGCCAGCTCGGCGTGGGGATGGACCGAGAGCGGCAGGTGCCGCACCACGTAGCGCAGCCGGTCCCCGAAGTGGGCGCGGACCTCCTCGGCCGAGCCCGTCGCGCGGGCGCAGAAGGGACATTCGTAGTCGAGGTACTCGACCAGGGTCAGCTCGGCGGCGGGGTCCCCCTTCACGTGGTCGACCTCGAGGTCGACGGCCTCGCTCAGCACCGTCGGCAGGGCGGCGTCCCCCTCGCCCATCCGCGCCGCCACACGGAAGAGCACCCACCCGACGACACCGGCGAGGAGCGCGGCCAGCAGCACGCCGACGGTCGCCTGGTCGCGCAGCTGATCGTCCTCGAACGCCAGGCCCGCGATGAGCAACGAGACGGTGAACCCGATGCCGGACAGGGCCGCACCGGCCCACACGTGACCGGGGCCGACGCCCTGGGGCAGGCTGCCCCAGCCGCGGCGCGAGGCGACGAGCGCCCCGGCCCCGATGCCGAGGAGCTTGCCGAGGACGAGCCCGACCACGACGCCCCACGTCACCGGCGACCGCAGCGCGTCGCCCAGCAGCCCGCCCCGCAGGTCGACCCCGGCGTTGGCCAGCGCGAACACCGGGACCACGACGTAGCTCGTCCATCCGTGGAGGACCTCCTGCAGCCGCTCGTTGACCGAGATCGCACGGTTGAGCTGCTGGCGGGCCGAGCGCTGCAGGTTCGGCAGCGGGGACTGCCGGAAGGCGCGGAACTGGTCGGCCGCCGACTCCACCAGGCGGCGCTCGGGGTCGAGCGCCGGCACCAGCAGGCCGGACACCATGCCGGCGATCGAGGCGTGCAGCCCCGACTCGAGGGTCGCGACCCACAGCACGACCACGACCGCGACGTACGGGGAGGCGCGCCAGATGCCCACCCTGCCCATCACCGCCAGCAGGACCAGGCACGCACCGGCGACCGCGAGGGACGGCAGCGAGATGCCGTCGGAGTAGACGATGCCGATGACCGAGACGGCCACGATGTCGTCGATGACGGTGAGCGTGAGCAGGAAGATTCGCAGCTGCGTCGATACCGCGGGCCCGACGAGCGCGAGCATGCCCAGCAGGAAGGCGGTGTCGGTGCCGATGACGATGCCCCAGCCGGCGGCGGCCTCCCCGCTGGGGTTGAGGGCCAGGTAGAGGATCGTGGGGACGAGCATCCCGCCGATGCCCGCGACCAGGGGGACGGTCAGCCGGCTGCGCTCGGTGAGCTCGCCGACCGAGAACTCCCGCCGCACCTCGAGCCCGACGACGAAGAAGAACACCACCATCAGCCCGTCGTTGACCCAGTGGTGGAGGTCCATGGAGATGCCGTGGCCGGCCAGCGTGACCGAGAGCTCGGAGTGCCACAGGTCGACGTACGCCTGCGACCACGGGGAGTTGGCCCACAGCAGCGCGAGCACCGCGACGACGACGAGGAGCCCGGCGCTGCCGGCCTCGGTCCGGATGAAGGCGTGGCGCGGGCCGCGCGGACGGGCGTCGAAGTCGTCGTGGACGTCGGCTGCCGAGGTGTCGCTCGTGGCCACGACGAGACTCTAGCCACTTGCGGGGAGCCGGCCGGTCGCGTCCCGGCATGCGTCACGGCAAGCCGTGGAGCAGGCCTGTCGGCCACGGCAGGATGGGCCCATGCCCCGTCGACTGTCAGTGACCCTCACCTCCGTCCTGCGCCTCGCCCTGGCGACCGCCGTGGTGTCGAGCTCGGTCGTCCTCGTGGGTGGCGCGATGGTGTGGCGCCTGGAGGGTGACCGGCACGGGACCACGTTCGAGTCCTTGGGCGACGGCATCTGGTGGGCCATGACCACCATGACGACCGTGGGCTACGGCGACCACGTGCCCGAGACCACCTCCGGGCGGGTCGTCGCCGGCATGATCATGATCATGGGCGTCGCCGTCCTCGGCGCGGTGGCGGCGGTCGTGGCCCTGATCTTCGCCTCCGCGGTCGCACGCCGCGAGGAACGCCTCCTCGAGGCAGAGGGGAGGACGCTCGAAGCGCGCCTCGAAGTGCGGCTGGACACCCTCGACGCGCGCCTGGCGCGGATCGAGGAGCACCTGCAGGGCCGAGCGCCCCGGGAGTGACGCTCGCGAGCGATGACCGCCGTGCCGAGGAGCGACGAGCCGTGGGCGGGCTGTTCCGGATCACGCCGGGAGCCGATCGGGGCAGCCGGCTGCACGTGGAGTGGGACGACACCGACGCCGCCCGCGCCTGGCAGAAGCTCCTCCTGGTCCTCAGGCACGAGAGCCCCATGGCCGGGGCGGCTCCCGGATGTGGGCCTCCTCCCTGGACCGGTACGCCGAGTCGGAGGACCCTGAGCGCCTTCGCTTCCGACAGCCGGCCCGGCCCATGGAACGCACTCATCGAGACGCCCTCCACCGGCCCGCCGTGCGACGTCGTTCGTGTCAGTGGCCACCTCTATGATCGAACACATGTTCGACAGGCTCGCCACCGACCCCGCACTCGCTGCCGCGCGGGTGCTGGCGACCGCGACGCAGGAGCGGGCCGCGGCCGACCGGGCTGAGGCACGACTGCTGGTCGCGGCGTGCGACTGGGCCGACCTCCACCCGCCCGAGTCGATCCACCTCGCCGCCTGCTTCGACGCCCCTCCCGGCAGTGAGCGCGAGGAACAGATCGCCGGCCAGGGATGCCCACTGGTGGCCGAGTTCTCCCTCGCCGAGCTCGCCGCAGCACTCGGCATGTCGACCACCGCCGGGAAGCGCCTGGTCGGCCACGCCCTCGAGCTGCGCCACCGCCTCCCCCGGCTCTGGCACCGGGTCCAGGACGGCCAGGTCCAGGCCTGGCGGGCGCGCCGGATCGCGGAGGCCACCATCCACGCCGACCTCGAGCCCACCGCCGCGGCGTACGTCGACCGCATGGTCGCCCCGTACGCCGAACGCATCGGAGTCAGTGCCATCGACCGGCTCGTGGCCGAGGCGCTGGCCCGCTGCACCACCGTCACCGACGCCACGATCGACGACGAGAACAGCTGCGGGCACGACCCGCGCCACGTCACCGTCCACGACCCGCTCGCTGCCTACGACACCACCGTGCGGGTCGAGGCCGAGGTCGACCTCGCCGACGCCCTCGCCCGCGGCGCCGAGGAGCTCCGGGCCCTCGGCTCCACCGCACCACTCGACGTACGCCGCTCCCGAGCGCTGGGACACCTTGCCCGCCACCAGACCGCCCTCGACCTCACCACCGACCAGCGGGCCGACTCCGACCGGGACGACCCGCACACGCCCGCGCGCGAGGTGGTCCTCCACGTCCGGCTGGCCGCTGCGGTGACCACCCGCGGCGAGGTCCACCTCGACCGGCTCGCCGAGCTCGAGGAGGGCCCACGACAGGTGCTGCTCGACCAGGTACGCAGCTGGTGCGCCGCCAGCCACACCCGGGTCACGATCCGTCCCGTCCTCGACCTCGCCGAACAGATCCGCGCCCCCGGCTACGCGATCCCACCCCGACTCCGCGA
This genomic interval from Nocardioides euryhalodurans contains the following:
- the nhaA gene encoding Na+/H+ antiporter NhaA, which gives rise to MATSDTSAADVHDDFDARPRGPRHAFIRTEAGSAGLLVVVAVLALLWANSPWSQAYVDLWHSELSVTLAGHGISMDLHHWVNDGLMVVFFFVVGLEVRREFSVGELTERSRLTVPLVAGIGGMLVPTILYLALNPSGEAAAGWGIVIGTDTAFLLGMLALVGPAVSTQLRIFLLTLTVIDDIVAVSVIGIVYSDGISLPSLAVAGACLVLLAVMGRVGIWRASPYVAVVVVLWVATLESGLHASIAGMVSGLLVPALDPERRLVESAADQFRAFRQSPLPNLQRSARQQLNRAISVNERLQEVLHGWTSYVVVPVFALANAGVDLRGGLLGDALRSPVTWGVVVGLVLGKLLGIGAGALVASRRGWGSLPQGVGPGHVWAGAALSGIGFTVSLLIAGLAFEDDQLRDQATVGVLLAALLAGVVGWVLFRVAARMGEGDAALPTVLSEAVDLEVDHVKGDPAAELTLVEYLDYECPFCARATGSAEEVRAHFGDRLRYVVRHLPLSVHPHAELAGVAAEAAARQGRFWEMHDLLFSRQDRLTWDDLIGHATELDLDVERFAADLADERLLERLWRDVESAAASGVRGTPTFFVGERRHIGPFDARSLIEALEASLDPRVNTPD
- a CDS encoding potassium channel family protein — encoded protein: MPRRLSVTLTSVLRLALATAVVSSSVVLVGGAMVWRLEGDRHGTTFESLGDGIWWAMTTMTTVGYGDHVPETTSGRVVAGMIMIMGVAVLGAVAAVVALIFASAVARREERLLEAEGRTLEARLEVRLDTLDARLARIEEHLQGRAPRE
- a CDS encoding HNH endonuclease signature motif containing protein, translating into MFDRLATDPALAAARVLATATQERAAADRAEARLLVAACDWADLHPPESIHLAACFDAPPGSEREEQIAGQGCPLVAEFSLAELAAALGMSTTAGKRLVGHALELRHRLPRLWHRVQDGQVQAWRARRIAEATIHADLEPTAAAYVDRMVAPYAERIGVSAIDRLVAEALARCTTVTDATIDDENSCGHDPRHVTVHDPLAAYDTTVRVEAEVDLADALARGAEELRALGSTAPLDVRRSRALGHLARHQTALDLTTDQRADSDRDDPHTPAREVVLHVRLAAAVTTRGEVHLDRLAELEEGPRQVLLDQVRSWCAASHTRVTIRPVLDLAEQIRAPGYAIPPRLREQVVHRDRTCVFPWCSRPARRCQVDHVTPYDPERPDTSTGNLAALCTFHHRLKTHGGWSYTPLGPGEYLWRSPHGHHYLHDHTGTRPVDRPRPRP